The proteins below are encoded in one region of Bacteroides uniformis:
- a CDS encoding RNA recognition motif domain-containing protein yields the protein MNMYIGNLSYNVRESDLRQVMEEYGTVESVKLIMDRNTNRSKGFAFVEMPEAAEAQQAINKLNGAEYVGRQMVVKEALPRN from the coding sequence ATGAATATGTACATTGGAAACCTTAGCTACAACGTTAGGGAATCAGATTTGAGACAAGTAATGGAAGAGTATGGAACAGTAGAATCAGTAAAACTGATTATGGACCGTAATACAAACAGATCAAAAGGTTTTGCCTTCGTAGAGATGCCCGAAGCTGCTGAAGCCCAACAAGCAATCAACAAACTGAATGGAGCAGAATATGTAGGCCGCCAAATGGTAGTGAAAGAAGCATTGCCAAGAAACTAA
- a CDS encoding MarR family winged helix-turn-helix transcriptional regulator has protein sequence MIEQFNFDIRLIFAILNGKVSAAINRKLSRNFRQNGLEITPEQWTVLIFLWEKDGVTQQELCNATFKDKPSMTRLIDNMERQHLVVRISDKKDRRTNLIHLTKDGKELEERARVIANQTLKEALKGITIEELSVSQEVLRKIFFNTKD, from the coding sequence ATGATAGAGCAATTCAACTTTGATATCCGCCTTATCTTTGCCATACTGAACGGTAAAGTGTCGGCTGCCATTAACCGAAAGCTGTCCCGCAACTTCCGCCAGAACGGTTTGGAGATTACTCCGGAACAGTGGACCGTCCTCATCTTCTTATGGGAAAAGGACGGGGTGACGCAACAAGAGTTGTGTAATGCAACTTTCAAAGACAAGCCCAGCATGACGCGCTTGATAGACAATATGGAGCGTCAGCATCTCGTCGTGCGCATATCGGACAAGAAAGACCGCCGAACCAATCTGATACATCTGACCAAGGACGGCAAGGAGCTGGAAGAACGCGCGCGCGTCATTGCCAACCAGACCCTCAAAGAAGCCTTGAAAGGCATCACCATTGAAGAGCTCAGTGTGAGCCAGGAGGTACTGAGGAAGATTTTCTTCAATACGAAGGACTAA
- the rprY gene encoding response regulator transcription factor RprY — protein sequence MDEKLRILLCEDDENLGMLLREYLQAKGYAAELYPDGEAGYKAFLKNKYDLCVFDVMMPKKDGFTLAQEVRAANAEIPIIFLTAKTLKEDILEGFKIGADDYITKPFSMEELTFRIEAILRRVRGKKNKESNIYKIGKFTFDTQKQILATAEKQTKLTTKESELLGLLCAHANEILQRDFALKTIWIDDNYFNARSMDVYITKLRKHLKEDDSIEIINIHGKGYKLITPEAES from the coding sequence ATGGACGAGAAACTGCGTATTTTATTGTGCGAAGATGATGAAAATCTTGGCATGCTTTTAAGAGAATATTTACAGGCAAAAGGTTACGCTGCCGAGTTATATCCCGATGGAGAAGCAGGATACAAGGCTTTCCTGAAGAATAAATATGACTTGTGTGTGTTTGATGTGATGATGCCGAAGAAAGACGGATTCACACTGGCACAAGAAGTGCGTGCGGCCAATGCCGAAATACCTATTATCTTCTTGACGGCAAAAACATTGAAGGAAGATATTCTGGAAGGTTTCAAGATTGGTGCCGATGACTACATCACCAAGCCCTTCAGTATGGAAGAGCTGACTTTCAGAATTGAAGCTATCCTGAGACGTGTTCGCGGAAAGAAGAACAAGGAGAGCAACATCTATAAGATTGGTAAGTTTACATTCGACACGCAGAAACAGATTCTGGCGACTGCCGAGAAGCAGACTAAACTGACCACCAAAGAATCCGAACTGCTGGGCTTGCTTTGTGCACATGCCAACGAAATTCTGCAGCGTGACTTTGCGTTGAAGACTATTTGGATTGATGACAACTATTTCAATGCACGTAGTATGGATGTATATATCACAAAGCTTCGTAAGCACCTGAAAGAAGATGATTCGATTGAAATCATCAACATTCACGGAAAAGGATATAAACTGATTACTCCGGAAGCTGAGTCTTGA
- the rpsF gene encoding 30S ribosomal protein S6, whose translation MNQYETVFILTPVLSDVQMKEAVEKFKGILTAEGAEIVNEENWGLKKLAYPIQKKSTGFYQLIEFNAEPTVIEKLEINFRRDERVIRFLTFKQDKYAAEYAAKRRSVKSTKKED comes from the coding sequence ATGAATCAATACGAAACCGTTTTCATTTTGACTCCCGTTTTGTCTGATGTTCAGATGAAGGAAGCGGTAGAAAAATTCAAAGGCATCCTTACTGCTGAAGGTGCTGAGATTGTAAATGAAGAAAACTGGGGACTGAAGAAGCTGGCATATCCTATCCAGAAGAAGTCAACCGGTTTCTATCAGCTGATTGAGTTCAATGCAGAACCTACTGTCATTGAGAAACTGGAAATAAACTTCCGTCGTGACGAGCGCGTTATCCGTTTCTTGACTTTCAAGCAAGACAAGTACGCTGCTGAATATGCTGCGAAGAGAAGAAGTGTTAAATCAACTAAAAAGGAGGATTAA
- a CDS encoding elongation factor G, with product MKVYQTNEIKNIALLGNDGSGKTTLTEALLFESGIIKRRGRITAKNTVSDYFPVEQEYGYSVFSTVFHVEWNGKKLNIIDCPGSDDFVGAAMTALNVTDTAILLLNGQYGPEVGTQNHFRYTEKLGKPVIFLVNQLDNEKCDYDMVLEQLQTIYGPKVVPVQYPLATGPNFNSLIDVLLMKKYSWGPEGGAPIIEEIPAEEMEKATELHKALVEAAAEHDEGLMEKFFEQDSLTEDEMREGIRKGLASRGMFPVFCVCAGKDMGVRRLMEFLGNVVPFVDEMPPVHNTRGEVVKPDSNGPTSLYFFKTAVEPHIGDVQYFKVMSGKVHEGDDFTNADRGSKERIAQIYACAGANRIKVEEMVAGDIGCTVKLKDVHTGNTLNGKGSENRFNFIKYPNSKYSRAIKPLNESDTEKMMVALNRMREEDPTWVIDQSKELRQTIVHGQGEFHLRTLKWRLENNEKLQIKFEEPRIPYRETITKAARADYRHKKQSGGAGQFGEVHLIVEPYYEGMPLPETYKFNGQEFKMNVKGTEEVPLEWGGKLVFVNSIVGGSIDARFMPAILKGIMSRMEQGPLTGSYARDVRVIVYDGKMHPVDSNEISFMLAGRNAFSEAFKNAGPKILEPIYDVEVFVPSDKMGDVMGDLQGRRAMIMGMSSEAGYEKLSAKVPLKEMSSYSTALSSLTGGRASFIMKFASYELVPSDVQDKLIKEFEAKQAEE from the coding sequence ATGAAAGTATATCAGACGAATGAAATTAAGAACATTGCCCTCCTTGGCAATGACGGCTCGGGTAAAACCACTCTCACGGAAGCGCTGCTCTTTGAGAGTGGTATTATAAAACGTCGCGGCAGGATTACTGCCAAGAATACAGTCAGCGATTACTTCCCGGTGGAGCAGGAATACGGCTATTCTGTGTTTTCCACCGTTTTCCATGTGGAGTGGAACGGCAAGAAACTGAATATCATTGACTGCCCGGGTAGTGATGACTTTGTAGGGGCTGCCATGACGGCGCTCAACGTTACAGATACTGCCATTCTGCTGCTGAACGGGCAATACGGTCCCGAGGTAGGTACGCAGAACCATTTCCGCTACACCGAGAAACTGGGCAAACCGGTTATTTTCCTGGTAAACCAGCTCGATAATGAAAAGTGCGATTATGATATGGTGCTTGAGCAGTTGCAAACCATATACGGTCCGAAGGTGGTGCCCGTGCAATATCCGCTGGCTACCGGACCGAACTTCAATTCGTTGATCGATGTACTTTTGATGAAAAAATATTCGTGGGGACCCGAAGGTGGCGCTCCCATTATTGAAGAGATTCCGGCCGAAGAAATGGAAAAGGCTACAGAACTGCACAAGGCTTTGGTAGAAGCTGCAGCCGAACATGACGAAGGCCTGATGGAAAAATTCTTTGAGCAGGACTCTTTGACAGAAGACGAAATGCGCGAAGGTATCCGCAAGGGACTGGCTTCACGAGGTATGTTCCCGGTATTCTGCGTCTGTGCCGGCAAGGATATGGGTGTACGCCGTCTGATGGAGTTCCTGGGTAATGTGGTGCCGTTTGTGGACGAAATGCCACCGGTGCACAATACACGCGGTGAGGTGGTGAAGCCGGATTCTAACGGACCGACTTCCTTGTATTTCTTCAAGACTGCCGTTGAGCCGCATATCGGTGATGTTCAATACTTCAAGGTTATGAGTGGTAAAGTGCACGAAGGTGATGATTTTACCAATGCAGACCGCGGTTCCAAGGAACGCATCGCGCAGATTTATGCTTGTGCCGGTGCCAACCGTATCAAGGTAGAGGAAATGGTAGCCGGTGACATCGGCTGTACAGTGAAACTGAAGGATGTACATACCGGCAATACATTGAACGGTAAGGGCTCTGAAAACCGTTTCAACTTCATTAAATATCCGAACTCCAAATACTCACGTGCTATCAAGCCGTTGAACGAGTCGGATACAGAAAAGATGATGGTTGCTTTGAACCGTATGCGAGAGGAAGACCCGACGTGGGTGATAGACCAGTCTAAAGAATTGCGTCAGACTATTGTACACGGACAAGGTGAATTCCATTTGCGTACCTTGAAGTGGCGTCTGGAAAACAATGAAAAACTGCAAATCAAGTTTGAAGAACCGAGAATACCGTATCGCGAAACGATTACCAAAGCTGCCCGTGCGGATTATCGCCATAAGAAGCAGTCGGGTGGTGCAGGCCAGTTCGGTGAAGTTCATCTGATTGTTGAGCCTTACTACGAAGGCATGCCGTTGCCCGAAACCTATAAATTCAATGGTCAGGAGTTCAAGATGAACGTCAAGGGTACCGAAGAAGTTCCATTGGAATGGGGTGGCAAGCTGGTATTCGTCAATAGTATTGTGGGTGGTTCCATTGATGCACGTTTCATGCCGGCCATCTTGAAGGGTATCATGTCACGTATGGAGCAGGGACCGTTGACTGGTTCGTATGCTCGCGATGTACGTGTCATCGTATATGACGGAAAAATGCATCCGGTTGACTCCAATGAAATCTCCTTTATGCTGGCGGGACGGAATGCGTTCAGCGAAGCGTTCAAGAATGCAGGCCCGAAGATTCTAGAACCCATTTATGACGTGGAAGTATTTGTTCCGTCGGACAAGATGGGTGATGTGATGGGGGACTTGCAGGGACGCCGTGCCATGATTATGGGTATGAGCAGCGAGGCCGGTTACGAAAAACTGAGTGCTAAGGTGCCTTTGAAGGAAATGTCATCCTACTCTACGGCACTTAGCTCACTGACCGGTGGACGTGCTTCGTTCATCATGAAGTTTGCCAGCTATGAACTCGTTCCGAGTGATGTGCAGGATAAACTGATTAAGGAATTTGAGGCAAAGCAAGCTGAAGAATGA
- a CDS encoding sensor histidine kinase, whose protein sequence is MKKSTIWILGVVMGLSFLSLLYLQISYIEEMVKMRNGQFDESVKRALMAASKEAESAEVVRWLNEDISEAEKKAWEQSQSSSGVMRTQRFVMTAPDGSVRSSVELKTFSNEPSELPRAMISRKHGAKTIPQTSRSQIEMLKNRYLYQRALVDEVVLQMVYNASDKPIEERVNFKSLDQYLKAGLIENGLGDMDYHFKVIDREGREVYRCADYSDAGSESSYSQPLFLNDPPARMSIVKIHFPGKKDYIFDSVRFMIPSMIFTFVLLVTFIFTIYIVFRQKKLTEMKNDFINNMTHEFKTPISTISLAAQMLKDPAVGKSPTMFQHISGVINDETKRLRFQVEKVLQMSMFDRQKATLKNKELDANELIAGVINTFTLKVERYNGKIESELKATNSAIFADEMHITNVIFNLMDNAVKYKRPDADLQLTVKTWNEPGKLMISIQDNGIGIKKENLKKIFEKFYRVHTGNLHDVKGFGLGLAYVKKIIMDHKGTIRAESELNVGTKFIIALPLLKN, encoded by the coding sequence ATGAAAAAGTCAACTATATGGATATTAGGTGTTGTTATGGGGCTTTCCTTCCTTAGTTTGCTGTATCTGCAGATAAGCTATATTGAGGAAATGGTGAAGATGCGTAACGGACAATTTGATGAATCGGTGAAGCGTGCGTTGATGGCTGCTTCGAAAGAGGCAGAGTCCGCAGAGGTTGTGCGTTGGCTGAATGAGGATATCTCCGAGGCAGAAAAGAAGGCGTGGGAACAATCGCAAAGCAGTAGCGGAGTGATGCGTACCCAGCGGTTTGTGATGACAGCTCCGGATGGCAGTGTCCGTTCTTCGGTGGAATTGAAAACTTTCAGTAACGAGCCTTCTGAATTGCCAAGAGCAATGATTTCACGCAAACACGGAGCAAAAACCATTCCTCAGACTTCACGCTCGCAGATAGAGATGCTTAAAAACCGCTATCTTTACCAGCGTGCATTGGTAGACGAGGTGGTGTTGCAGATGGTATACAATGCCAGCGACAAGCCGATTGAGGAGCGTGTTAATTTCAAAAGTCTGGACCAGTATCTAAAAGCAGGTCTGATAGAGAATGGTCTCGGTGATATGGATTATCACTTCAAGGTGATAGACCGGGAAGGTCGGGAGGTATACCGTTGTGCGGATTATAGCGATGCAGGGAGTGAAAGCTCTTATTCGCAGCCATTGTTTTTGAATGACCCACCAGCCCGTATGAGTATCGTCAAGATACATTTTCCGGGAAAGAAGGATTATATCTTCGATTCGGTCAGGTTTATGATACCGTCGATGATATTTACTTTTGTACTGCTGGTGACGTTCATCTTTACGATTTACATCGTATTCCGCCAGAAGAAGCTGACGGAGATGAAGAATGATTTCATCAACAATATGACGCACGAGTTCAAGACGCCGATATCGACGATTTCTCTGGCGGCACAGATGTTGAAAGACCCGGCTGTGGGCAAGTCTCCGACTATGTTCCAGCATATATCGGGTGTCATCAACGATGAAACGAAGCGCTTGAGGTTCCAGGTAGAAAAAGTGCTTCAGATGTCGATGTTTGACCGTCAGAAGGCTACTTTGAAGAATAAGGAACTGGATGCCAACGAGCTGATAGCGGGTGTTATCAACACGTTTACACTGAAAGTGGAGCGTTATAATGGAAAGATTGAATCGGAGCTTAAAGCTACCAACTCTGCCATTTTTGCCGATGAGATGCATATCACCAATGTGATTTTCAATCTCATGGATAATGCAGTGAAGTATAAACGTCCGGATGCGGATCTGCAACTGACGGTGAAGACTTGGAATGAGCCTGGCAAACTGATGATTTCCATCCAAGATAACGGCATCGGCATCAAGAAGGAGAATTTGAAAAAGATATTCGAGAAGTTCTATCGCGTGCATACAGGTAATCTGCACGATGTGAAAGGCTTCGGCTTGGGACTGGCTTATGTGAAGAAGATTATCATGGATCATAAGGGAACTATCCGGGCAGAAAGTGAACTGAACGTAGGAACTAAATTTATTATTGCATTACCTTTATTAAAAAATTGA
- a CDS encoding gamma-glutamyl-gamma-aminobutyrate hydrolase family protein: protein MNKLLLTTLLVLCPYLAMGQSNQKTTRKAPLIGISCSHPGRSSSTQMTYTESVIQAGGTPILISITTDSLVLTDIANRLDGIILIGGGDIHPSYFNESPIEQLGEVDSLRDVYDMALIRLATRRNIPMFGICRGEQLINVAFGGTLYQDIPTQHPDTTVCHQQQEPSSIPTHTVHLTPGSAMASITGQTQLFTNTHHHQAVKQVAPGFSVTGWSSDSIPEAIESSHEYPIWGVQFHPEALATAGDSISARFFYFLVQKAATYRHAKEIHRRILSLDTHTDTPLDFDVSYNIGTREKTQVCLPKMREGKLDGQYLACWVRQGLCDEENSLKAIDRVDELIRHIYRQVEMNGEQCAIARTPDDLSRLKTEGKKAFYIGIENGYGIGKDLKNITRFHDAGVTYITLCHTRNNDICDSSSDTTARWNGLSPYGRKVVKEMNRLGIMIDLSHAAESTFWDVLKYSKAPVIVSHSSASAIYRHDRNLTDEQLRALAAHGGVAQACLVDEFLNPDAKKTNLTDFMKHLLHMVEVAGIDHVGIGSDFDGGGGVKGCNGDNDFINITVRLLEHGFTETDIAKIWGGNFLRVMKQVQTK from the coding sequence ATGAACAAACTACTGTTAACAACACTGCTCGTTCTATGTCCATATTTGGCAATGGGACAGTCCAACCAAAAAACAACCAGGAAAGCCCCTCTCATCGGCATTTCCTGCTCACATCCGGGCCGAAGCTCATCCACACAGATGACGTATACCGAGTCTGTAATCCAGGCAGGTGGAACACCTATACTGATTTCCATCACTACCGATAGCCTTGTCTTGACAGACATTGCCAACCGGCTGGACGGTATCATTCTGATAGGAGGAGGAGACATCCACCCTTCCTATTTCAATGAATCGCCCATCGAACAGCTGGGAGAGGTGGACTCCCTGCGTGATGTATACGACATGGCACTCATCCGCCTGGCTACCCGGCGTAACATTCCGATGTTTGGCATCTGCCGGGGAGAACAGTTAATCAATGTAGCTTTCGGCGGAACCCTTTATCAGGATATCCCTACCCAGCATCCCGACACCACTGTCTGCCACCAGCAGCAGGAACCGAGCAGTATACCAACTCATACCGTCCACCTCACTCCCGGTTCTGCCATGGCATCCATAACCGGACAGACACAACTTTTCACCAATACTCACCATCACCAGGCGGTCAAGCAAGTTGCCCCGGGATTCAGCGTAACGGGTTGGTCGTCAGACAGTATTCCCGAAGCTATAGAGTCTTCCCACGAATATCCGATATGGGGTGTGCAATTCCATCCCGAAGCTCTGGCTACGGCAGGCGACAGCATCTCTGCCAGATTCTTCTATTTTCTGGTTCAAAAGGCAGCTACCTACCGGCATGCCAAAGAGATTCACCGCCGCATCCTCTCCCTCGACACGCATACAGACACCCCACTTGATTTTGACGTTTCCTATAATATAGGTACGCGCGAAAAAACGCAGGTTTGCCTGCCCAAGATGCGAGAAGGAAAATTGGATGGACAATACCTGGCATGCTGGGTGCGCCAAGGCCTGTGCGATGAAGAGAACAGTCTGAAAGCCATTGACCGAGTGGATGAGTTGATACGCCACATCTACCGACAAGTGGAGATGAACGGGGAGCAATGTGCCATAGCCCGCACGCCCGATGATTTGTCCAGGCTCAAGACCGAAGGAAAGAAAGCTTTTTATATTGGCATCGAAAACGGATACGGCATCGGCAAGGATTTGAAGAATATCACCCGTTTCCATGATGCAGGCGTTACCTACATCACCCTTTGCCACACCCGCAACAATGACATCTGCGACAGTTCTTCGGACACGACTGCCCGTTGGAACGGCTTAAGTCCTTACGGTAGAAAAGTGGTGAAAGAAATGAACCGGCTGGGAATAATGATAGACCTTTCCCATGCAGCCGAAAGCACCTTCTGGGATGTACTGAAATATTCAAAAGCACCGGTCATAGTCTCCCACTCCTCTGCAAGCGCCATCTACAGACACGACCGCAATCTGACCGACGAACAGCTACGCGCCCTTGCCGCACATGGCGGTGTGGCTCAAGCCTGCCTGGTAGACGAGTTCCTGAACCCGGATGCCAAGAAAACCAACCTTACGGACTTCATGAAACACCTGCTGCACATGGTTGAAGTGGCAGGCATAGACCACGTGGGCATTGGCTCGGACTTCGACGGTGGAGGCGGGGTCAAAGGATGCAATGGGGACAATGATTTCATCAATATCACCGTCCGTCTGCTGGAACATGGATTTACAGAAACAGACATCGCCAAGATATGGGGTGGAAATTTCCTCCGGGTGATGAAACAAGTACAAACCAAATAG
- the rpsR gene encoding 30S ribosomal protein S18 — MAQQVQSEIRYLTPPSVDVKKKKYCRFKKSGIKYIDYKDPEFLKKFLNEQGKILPRRITGTSLKFQRRVAQAVKRARHLALLPYVTDMMK, encoded by the coding sequence ATGGCACAACAAGTTCAATCAGAAATCAGATATTTAACTCCGCCCTCAGTAGACGTTAAGAAGAAAAAATACTGCCGTTTCAAAAAGAGCGGTATTAAGTACATCGACTACAAAGATCCCGAATTCTTGAAGAAATTCTTGAATGAGCAAGGTAAAATCCTTCCGCGTCGTATTACCGGTACTTCTTTGAAGTTCCAACGTCGTGTAGCTCAAGCTGTGAAGAGAGCACGTCACTTGGCGTTGCTGCCCTATGTAACTGACATGATGAAATAA
- a CDS encoding long-chain fatty acid--CoA ligase: protein MIQENFIKLYEHSFRENWDLPCYTNYGENESYTYGEVAQEIARLHLIFKYCQLRRGDKIAVIGKNNARWCIAYMATITYGGIVVPILQDFNPNDVHHIVNHSESTFLFTSDAIWEHLEEERLTGLRGVFSLSDFRCLYQRDGETIQRFLKHLGDEMEATYPNGFRKEDIVYTDLSNDKVMLLNYTSGTTGFSKGVMLTGNNLAGNVTFGIRTELLKKGDKVLSFLPLAHAYGCAFDFLTATAVGTHVTLLGKVPSPKILMKAFEEVKPNLIITVPLVIEKIYKNVIQPIINKKTMKWALSIPLLDGQIYGQIRKKLIDALGGRFKEVIIGGAAMNPEVEEFFHRIKFPFTIGYGMTECAPLISYAPWNEFVPTSSGRVLDIMEARICKENPDDKLGEIQVRGENVMTGYYKNPEATKEVFTEDGWLRTGDLGTLDDDNNLYIRGRSKTMILSSSGQNIFPEEIEARLNNMPFVLESLVIERNKRLVALVYADYEALDSLGLNQPDNLKTIMDENLKNLNNSVAAYEKVSQIQLYPTEFEKTPKRSIKRYLYNSIAED, encoded by the coding sequence ATGATACAAGAGAACTTTATCAAACTATACGAGCATAGTTTCCGCGAGAATTGGGACCTCCCCTGCTATACCAACTATGGAGAAAACGAGAGCTATACTTATGGCGAAGTGGCACAAGAAATAGCCAGACTGCATCTTATTTTCAAGTACTGCCAACTGCGCCGCGGCGACAAGATAGCCGTCATCGGCAAGAACAATGCCCGCTGGTGCATCGCCTATATGGCCACCATCACCTACGGTGGTATCGTAGTCCCCATTCTGCAAGACTTCAACCCCAATGATGTCCATCATATCGTAAACCACTCCGAATCAACGTTCCTCTTCACCAGCGATGCCATTTGGGAACATCTGGAAGAAGAACGGCTTACTGGACTTCGCGGTGTGTTCTCGCTGAGCGACTTCCGCTGTCTGTATCAGCGGGACGGCGAAACCATCCAGCGTTTCCTCAAGCATCTGGGCGATGAGATGGAAGCGACCTACCCGAACGGGTTCCGTAAGGAAGACATCGTTTACACGGACCTTTCCAACGACAAGGTCATGCTGCTGAATTATACCTCGGGCACCACCGGATTCAGTAAGGGCGTCATGCTGACGGGAAACAACCTGGCCGGCAACGTCACCTTCGGCATACGTACCGAGCTGCTGAAGAAAGGGGACAAAGTGCTCTCTTTCCTGCCTTTGGCACATGCATACGGCTGCGCATTCGATTTCCTTACCGCCACGGCCGTCGGCACACACGTCACACTGTTGGGAAAAGTGCCTTCCCCAAAGATTCTGATGAAAGCTTTCGAGGAAGTGAAACCCAACCTGATTATCACCGTCCCCCTTGTCATTGAAAAGATATACAAGAATGTCATACAGCCCATCATCAACAAAAAGACCATGAAATGGGCGCTCAGCATTCCCTTGCTCGACGGACAGATATACGGGCAAATCCGCAAGAAACTGATTGACGCACTGGGCGGACGTTTCAAGGAAGTCATCATAGGAGGCGCAGCCATGAACCCGGAAGTGGAAGAATTCTTCCACCGCATCAAGTTCCCCTTCACCATCGGCTACGGCATGACCGAATGTGCCCCTCTCATCAGCTATGCTCCCTGGAATGAATTCGTCCCGACTTCCTCCGGACGGGTACTCGACATCATGGAAGCCCGTATCTGCAAGGAAAACCCGGACGACAAACTCGGCGAAATACAAGTACGTGGCGAGAACGTGATGACGGGTTATTACAAAAACCCCGAAGCCACCAAAGAAGTCTTCACCGAAGACGGATGGCTTCGCACCGGCGACTTGGGTACACTGGACGACGACAACAACCTATACATACGCGGACGCAGCAAGACCATGATTCTCAGTTCCAGTGGACAGAATATCTTCCCCGAAGAGATAGAAGCACGGCTCAACAACATGCCTTTCGTCCTGGAAAGTCTTGTCATCGAACGGAATAAAAGACTGGTAGCACTGGTTTATGCCGACTATGAAGCCCTGGATTCCTTGGGACTAAACCAGCCGGATAACCTTAAAACCATCATGGATGAGAATCTCAAAAATCTGAATAACAGCGTGGCAGCCTACGAAAAAGTAAGCCAAATCCAACTTTATCCGACTGAATTTGAGAAAACGCCCAAAAGAAGTATCAAGAGATACTTATACAACAGCATTGCCGAAGATTAA
- the rplI gene encoding 50S ribosomal protein L9 translates to MEIILKEDIVNLGYKNDIVTVKSGYGRNYLIPTGKAVIASPAAKKMLAEELKQRAHKLEKIKKDAEELAAKLEGVSLKIATKVSSTGTIFGSVGNIQIAEELAKLGHNIDRKIIVVKDAVKEVGNYKAIVKLHKEVSVEIPFEVVAEEA, encoded by the coding sequence ATGGAAATTATATTGAAAGAAGACATTGTAAACTTGGGTTATAAGAACGACATCGTAACAGTAAAGTCTGGTTACGGTCGTAACTACCTCATCCCGACTGGTAAAGCTGTCATCGCTTCACCGGCTGCAAAGAAAATGTTGGCTGAAGAGCTGAAACAACGTGCTCACAAGCTGGAGAAAATCAAAAAGGATGCTGAAGAACTGGCTGCTAAGCTGGAAGGCGTATCATTGAAGATTGCTACTAAGGTTAGCTCTACTGGTACTATCTTCGGTTCTGTTGGTAACATCCAGATTGCTGAAGAGTTGGCTAAATTGGGTCACAACATCGATCGTAAGATTATCGTTGTTAAGGACGCAGTGAAAGAAGTTGGTAACTACAAGGCTATCGTTAAGCTGCACAAGGAAGTTTCTGTAGAAATTCCTTTCGAAGTAGTTGCTGAAGAAGCATAA